In Clostridium sp., one DNA window encodes the following:
- a CDS encoding ABC transporter permease, protein MDKKTSAFITVENIITLITITILLIIWYVTTKLKILPESIIPSPYDVFTGFKEVITQGYKGNTIYRHFSDSMFRLITAFALAIATGIPIGLASGYSTKIRAVFEPIVNFFRPLPPLAYYALLIMWLGIGNSSKIMLLYLAAFPPVYISCVSGVKSIREDYINGAYTLGASRIQTFIHVIFPTCLPSIFTGLRTSMGFAYTTLVAAEMVAAVSGIGWMVLDASKFLRSDIIFVGIIIMGITGILLDRIIRIIEIKVVPWEGKE, encoded by the coding sequence ATGGATAAAAAAACTTCAGCATTTATTACAGTTGAGAATATAATTACATTAATTACGATAACTATATTGCTAATTATATGGTATGTGACGACAAAATTAAAAATATTGCCTGAATCTATTATACCTTCACCTTATGATGTTTTTACGGGTTTTAAAGAGGTCATTACCCAGGGATACAAAGGGAATACAATTTACAGACATTTTAGTGATAGTATGTTCAGGCTTATTACAGCATTTGCACTGGCAATAGCTACAGGAATCCCAATAGGACTGGCAAGTGGATACAGTACTAAGATAAGAGCTGTTTTTGAGCCTATAGTAAATTTTTTTAGACCGCTTCCACCTCTAGCTTATTATGCTCTTTTAATAATGTGGCTGGGTATAGGAAATTCATCGAAGATCATGCTTCTTTACCTTGCTGCATTTCCACCGGTATATATATCATGTGTATCGGGGGTAAAAAGTATTAGAGAAGATTATATCAATGGCGCATATACTTTGGGTGCAAGCAGGATCCAGACGTTTATACATGTTATATTTCCTACCTGTTTACCTTCAATATTTACAGGACTCAGGACATCCATGGGATTTGCCTATACAACTTTGGTTGCTGCAGAAATGGTTGCAGCAGTGTCCGGTATAGGATGGATGGTGCTTGATGCCAGTAAGTTTTTAAGGAGTGACATAATTTTTGTTGGCATTATAATAATGGGAATTACAGGAATATTGCTTGACAGAATAATTAGAATAATCGAAATAAAGGTTGTTCCATGGGAAGGAAAAGAATAA
- a CDS encoding YezD family protein produces the protein MNKKVVNDNILKSISKENLNMVLCMLKIIKYGSITLVVQDGKVIQVEKKEKVRLI, from the coding sequence TTGAATAAAAAAGTAGTAAATGATAATATTTTAAAGAGTATTTCAAAGGAAAATTTGAATATGGTATTATGTATGCTAAAGATAATAAAGTATGGTTCAATAACTTTAGTTGTTCAAGATGGGAAAGTGATACAGGTGGAAAAAAAAGAAAAAGTAAGATTGATATAG
- a CDS encoding ROK family transcriptional regulator: protein MLNDCKLLQNLKVDEKKIFNLLQKNGAMSKNEILLKAKMKLTTLNRIMNPLEKNGLIVEKCIGESTGGRKPVLYDVNICRFYILCIDISESCIDISIVNLRMEIIHKKVFQIEYGTSPNDLIEMIQKSIGSIYVELRLDFIQLAGVGLAVDTRVLPGVPIKEMLEKKLKCSIVSENRSNSAVVAEYLYGYGKMFSNLAYFNCGLCIREGTILQGRVLRTAGNNEYAFEQIISRSRDYINFKSMCIETKKYNLMPEKTIMNVARTLGTSMNSYVNLLNLNCIILDGCLASLDLFYNTCIKYVDGKVVFKRRGYFKDDVVPVGIAALVFERLVENQI from the coding sequence ATGCTAAATGATTGCAAATTGTTACAAAACTTAAAAGTGGACGAAAAAAAGATATTTAATTTACTTCAGAAAAATGGAGCCATGAGTAAAAATGAAATCTTACTTAAAGCAAAGATGAAATTAACTACATTGAATCGTATTATGAATCCTCTTGAGAAAAATGGACTTATAGTTGAAAAATGTATAGGAGAATCTACCGGTGGCAGGAAACCTGTATTGTATGATGTGAATATATGCAGATTTTATATTTTATGTATAGACATATCTGAATCATGTATAGACATATCTATAGTTAACCTGAGAATGGAGATTATTCATAAAAAAGTTTTTCAAATTGAATATGGTACTTCTCCGAATGATTTAATAGAAATGATTCAAAAGAGCATAGGAAGTATATATGTAGAATTAAGGCTTGATTTTATTCAGCTTGCTGGAGTAGGACTTGCAGTTGATACAAGAGTATTGCCTGGTGTACCCATAAAAGAAATGCTGGAGAAAAAACTTAAATGCAGTATAGTCAGTGAGAACAGATCCAATTCAGCTGTTGTTGCAGAATATTTATATGGATATGGAAAAATGTTTAGTAATCTGGCTTATTTTAATTGTGGATTGTGCATAAGAGAAGGTACCATTCTACAGGGGAGAGTTTTAAGAACAGCAGGAAATAATGAATACGCTTTTGAACAGATTATTTCCAGAAGCAGAGATTATATTAATTTTAAAAGCATGTGTATTGAAACTAAAAAATATAACTTGATGCCTGAAAAAACGATTATGAATGTTGCAAGAACACTTGGGACAAGTATGAATTCATATGTAAATTTGTTGAATTTGAATTGTATCATACTGGATGGATGTTTGGCAAGTCTGGATTTATTTTATAATACATGTATTAAATATGTTGATGGAAAAGTTGTTTTTAAAAGAAGAGGATACTTCAAAGATGACGTTGTTCCTGTAGGAATTGCAGCGTTGGTATTTGAAAGATTAGTTGAAAATCAAATATAG
- a CDS encoding taurine ABC transporter substrate-binding protein produces the protein MKRFGKSIITTVLTGILVGSLAGCGSTANKTSTQTEGDASPSVITIGYQQIPNDEILAKSKNWYEKELGTKVKFVQFDSGKDVNTAMASKSLDIALLGSTPAAIGVSQNLPYEVFWIHDVIGKNEALAAKNKANINSIKDLKGKKVAVPFGSTTHYSLLNALKAENVPASDVTVLDMQPQDIYAAWQRGVIDAAYVWQPTLTKLIALDGKEIINSGTLAKKGIVTGDIGIVNKDFAKKYPDVVTKYVKLQIKAYDYFKSNSDDAAGSVAKELNISKEDSKKQMNELIWLSGQEEISNKYLGTSSKKGEFVKTLKDTADFLVQQKQIKSAPELSEFEKAVNPEFVEKALKK, from the coding sequence ATGAAAAGATTTGGAAAATCAATAATAACAACTGTTCTAACAGGTATTTTAGTAGGGAGTTTGGCTGGATGCGGCAGTACTGCAAATAAAACATCCACTCAAACGGAAGGTGATGCAAGTCCAAGTGTTATAACTATTGGATATCAGCAGATACCAAATGATGAAATCCTTGCAAAATCAAAAAACTGGTATGAGAAGGAACTTGGGACAAAGGTTAAATTTGTTCAATTTGATTCAGGTAAAGACGTAAATACTGCAATGGCCTCAAAGAGTTTGGATATTGCGCTTTTGGGTTCAACTCCGGCAGCTATAGGAGTATCTCAGAATCTTCCATATGAAGTATTTTGGATACATGATGTAATAGGGAAGAATGAAGCACTTGCTGCAAAAAATAAGGCAAATATAAATTCTATTAAAGATTTAAAGGGTAAAAAAGTTGCAGTACCGTTTGGTTCTACAACTCACTATAGCTTATTGAATGCACTTAAAGCAGAAAATGTACCGGCAAGTGATGTCACCGTTCTTGATATGCAGCCTCAGGACATTTATGCAGCATGGCAGCGAGGAGTAATAGATGCAGCATATGTGTGGCAGCCCACATTGACAAAACTAATAGCTTTAGATGGAAAAGAAATAATCAATAGTGGAACATTGGCGAAGAAAGGCATTGTTACTGGAGATATTGGAATAGTCAATAAGGATTTTGCTAAAAAGTATCCGGATGTAGTTACAAAATATGTAAAACTACAAATTAAGGCTTATGACTATTTCAAAAGTAATTCTGACGATGCTGCGGGATCTGTAGCAAAAGAACTCAATATAAGCAAGGAAGACAGCAAAAAGCAAATGAATGAGCTTATATGGCTTTCGGGGCAGGAAGAAATATCTAACAAATATTTAGGTACAAGTTCTAAAAAAGGTGAATTTGTGAAAACACTTAAAGATACAGCTGATTTTCTGGTTCAGCAAAAACAAATAAAATCTGCGCCGGAGTTGTCTGAATTTGAGAAAGCTGTCAACCCCGAATTTGTAGAAAAAGCTTTGAAAAAATAG
- a CDS encoding ABC transporter ATP-binding protein has product MAKGAFEMIKSSVANNASIKIKDVNRIYIDATGNLVEALRNINLDIRAGEFISLVGPSGCGKTTLMRLIAGLDKPQSGELFIDNDKINDTSFERGYVFQQANLFPWETIENNIAAGLKARKIYKESKDKIHEYIKLTGLEGFENSYPHQVSGGMAQRASLARALINDPKVLLLDEPLGALDAFTRMDLQDKLIELWQRRGTTMILVTHDVDEAIYLSDRAVIMTPRPGKIESIIDINLERPRDRTDLEFTILKKKILDKLHFARKH; this is encoded by the coding sequence ATGGCAAAGGGGGCTTTTGAAATGATAAAATCCTCCGTTGCAAATAATGCTTCTATTAAAATAAAGGATGTAAACAGAATATATATAGATGCAACCGGCAACCTTGTAGAAGCCCTCAGAAATATAAATCTTGACATTAGAGCCGGAGAATTCATTTCACTTGTAGGACCGTCAGGATGCGGCAAAACAACATTGATGAGATTGATAGCAGGACTTGACAAACCTCAATCCGGTGAACTGTTTATTGATAATGACAAAATAAATGACACCAGTTTTGAAAGAGGATATGTTTTTCAGCAGGCAAATCTTTTTCCCTGGGAAACAATAGAAAATAATATTGCTGCAGGACTGAAAGCACGAAAAATATATAAAGAAAGCAAAGATAAAATTCATGAATATATAAAACTTACCGGACTTGAGGGATTTGAAAATTCATATCCCCATCAGGTTTCAGGAGGTATGGCTCAAAGAGCTTCTCTTGCCAGAGCACTTATAAATGATCCAAAAGTACTTCTCCTGGATGAGCCTCTTGGGGCACTGGATGCATTTACAAGAATGGACCTTCAGGACAAACTTATTGAATTATGGCAGAGAAGAGGTACCACAATGATACTGGTTACCCATGACGTAGATGAAGCAATTTATCTGAGTGACAGAGCCGTAATTATGACACCGCGTCCCGGAAAGATAGAATCAATCATAGATATAAATCTTGAAAGGCCCCGGGATAGAACTGATCTGGAGTTTACAATACTAAAAAAGAAAATATTAGATAAGCTCCATTTTGCAAGGAAACATTAA
- a CDS encoding radical SAM protein: protein MLDKKRELTLEEIIEKYPDVSPFVIIKADVQRRSVIYTDRAIKAADKNIHQLQSRGIFFSVGEKEDYFPVSLLLRDGTSIITGPISTAENPYVVDCIEGKLCLTDKGKIVEKVEYWSKPDYYEKFTSRGTPMWHVATSRPQRIDIDPYSYCHFWDTGKGCRYCNIGSNFNKNKVENDKPARLNPQDVYETVKEALKEPGTLESIFLTAGSILSGNDIFDDEVSLYIETLQAIGENFKTKKFPSQMISSAFNEKQLQRVYENTGIMSFTSDIEVLNEEKFRWICPGKDKLIGYKEWKRRIFAAVDIFGKGNVNSGIVGGVELAKPYGFKDEDEALKVILEEAEEFAENGVSIVQCVWTPYPGSVFQNQENPSLEYYVILSRALDALRKKYDLNIDMDNYRRCGNHPDTDLSRVI from the coding sequence ATGCTGGATAAAAAAAGAGAGTTGACACTGGAAGAAATTATAGAAAAGTATCCGGATGTTTCCCCTTTTGTGATTATAAAGGCAGATGTTCAGAGGAGAAGTGTAATATACACAGATAGGGCAATAAAGGCTGCAGATAAAAATATACATCAGCTTCAGTCAAGAGGTATATTTTTTTCAGTAGGTGAAAAAGAAGATTATTTTCCAGTATCTCTGCTGCTGAGGGACGGTACCTCAATTATAACCGGACCTATTTCTACAGCTGAGAATCCATATGTTGTAGATTGTATTGAAGGTAAGCTCTGTCTTACAGATAAGGGTAAAATAGTGGAGAAGGTTGAATACTGGAGTAAGCCGGATTACTATGAAAAATTTACAAGCAGGGGAACTCCAATGTGGCATGTTGCTACCTCAAGACCACAGCGCATAGACATAGATCCATATAGCTATTGTCATTTCTGGGATACCGGCAAAGGCTGCAGATATTGCAACATAGGTTCAAATTTCAACAAGAACAAAGTAGAAAATGACAAGCCTGCCAGATTGAATCCTCAGGATGTGTATGAAACTGTGAAAGAAGCATTGAAAGAACCGGGAACCCTGGAAAGTATCTTTTTAACAGCAGGTTCCATATTAAGTGGGAATGATATCTTTGACGATGAAGTAAGCTTATATATAGAAACACTTCAAGCTATAGGAGAAAATTTCAAGACAAAAAAATTTCCAAGTCAGATGATATCCTCGGCATTTAACGAAAAACAGCTTCAGAGAGTATATGAAAACACGGGTATTATGTCATTTACATCAGATATTGAAGTACTTAATGAAGAAAAATTCAGATGGATTTGTCCAGGAAAAGACAAGTTAATAGGGTATAAAGAGTGGAAAAGAAGAATATTTGCAGCGGTAGATATATTTGGAAAAGGAAATGTGAATTCCGGTATTGTGGGAGGAGTCGAACTTGCCAAACCATATGGATTTAAAGATGAAGATGAAGCACTTAAAGTGATACTGGAGGAGGCAGAGGAATTTGCTGAAAATGGGGTAAGTATAGTTCAATGTGTCTGGACTCCATATCCTGGATCGGTATTTCAAAATCAGGAGAATCCTTCACTTGAATACTATGTAATATTATCAAGAGCACTTGATGCTCTAAGAAAAAAATATGATCTGAACATAGATATGGATAATTACAGAAGATGTGGCAACCATCCGGATACAGATTTGTCACGGGTTATATAG
- a CDS encoding GNAT family N-acetyltransferase: MPEIVIKKAAQKDIPLIFQLRELLFKESGFKDDFYIENVKEKTIDFYKNQYNENKMQHFIGYNSEGKVIGVAGSLIKNDFPYFLFKPGFYGWIVDVYTLPKFRKNGMASRLLDLNIQWIKSRGACEIQLLAFSKEAIKVYRDFGFKDVNVMKLNL; encoded by the coding sequence GTGCCTGAAATTGTTATAAAGAAAGCAGCGCAAAAAGATATACCATTGATATTTCAATTAAGGGAACTTTTATTTAAAGAAAGTGGATTCAAAGATGATTTTTATATAGAAAATGTAAAAGAAAAAACTATAGATTTTTATAAGAATCAATATAATGAAAATAAAATGCAGCATTTCATTGGATATAATTCCGAGGGAAAGGTAATTGGCGTTGCAGGATCTCTAATCAAAAATGATTTTCCATATTTTTTATTTAAACCAGGATTTTATGGATGGATAGTTGATGTCTATACTCTTCCTAAATTTAGAAAAAATGGCATGGCGTCAAGATTGCTTGATCTAAATATACAATGGATTAAATCAAGAGGAGCATGTGAAATACAATTGTTGGCCTTCAGTAAGGAAGCTATCAAAGTGTATAGAGATTTTGGATTTAAAGATGTAAATGTAATGAAATTAAATTTATAG
- a CDS encoding iron-containing alcohol dehydrogenase, which yields MERMSKMTDIKIPKFYVSGKNILDKTGKYTSKFGKYALIICGKTAWNKTGQRILMNLARERLEYRVEVYHGHCTLNDIKIYSESARKLKVDVVLGVGGGKVIDMAKTIGDRTGKPVIAIPTVATSCAACSNISIIYDDTGRYIDYVRLKKLPELILTDIDLILESSIRYLNAGIGYAMSVFKYFDHVKQDEYPVNILEKYIEGLYEELDENIDDECYRKLIDSIIVLSGMRQNHDIVDNSIDICNYVVNNMTYISDTRYSLYGEKTSFALVVQFVLENRSKDEIFKAIDIFTKIGLPVTLSQLGIKYGSKIKISGIKDNIHLKFRDYEKENIIEKAIIKADEMGNEYLGKKSSGNDQILNAII from the coding sequence ATGGAAAGGATGAGTAAAATGACGGATATAAAAATACCGAAATTCTATGTCAGTGGGAAAAATATTCTGGATAAAACCGGTAAATATACTTCGAAATTTGGAAAATATGCATTGATTATATGCGGAAAAACTGCATGGAACAAGACTGGACAAAGGATACTTATGAATCTTGCAAGAGAGAGACTGGAATATAGAGTTGAAGTATACCATGGGCATTGCACTTTGAATGATATAAAAATATATTCGGAATCAGCCCGTAAACTGAAGGTTGATGTAGTACTAGGTGTAGGAGGAGGAAAGGTAATTGATATGGCAAAGACCATAGGTGATAGGACAGGTAAGCCTGTAATTGCTATTCCTACTGTAGCTACAAGTTGTGCTGCGTGTTCCAATATTTCCATAATATATGATGATACCGGAAGATATATTGATTATGTCAGGCTAAAGAAATTACCTGAACTTATATTGACGGATATAGATTTAATACTTGAATCATCCATACGATATCTAAATGCAGGTATAGGTTATGCAATGTCAGTTTTTAAATATTTTGATCATGTGAAACAAGACGAATATCCGGTTAACATACTGGAGAAGTATATTGAAGGATTGTATGAAGAACTGGATGAAAACATTGATGATGAATGTTACAGAAAATTGATAGATTCAATCATAGTATTATCCGGAATGAGGCAAAATCATGATATAGTTGATAACTCAATTGATATATGTAATTATGTAGTCAATAACATGACATATATTTCCGATACAAGGTATAGCCTATATGGTGAAAAAACTAGTTTTGCACTTGTTGTTCAATTTGTTCTTGAAAACAGGAGCAAAGATGAAATATTCAAGGCTATTGATATATTTACCAAGATTGGTTTACCTGTTACATTAAGTCAGCTTGGAATAAAATATGGATCTAAAATTAAAATATCAGGTATCAAGGATAATATTCATTTAAAATTCCGTGATTATGAAAAGGAAAACATTATTGAGAAGGCAATAATTAAAGCAGATGAGATGGGCAATGAATACTTGGGAAAAAAGAGTAGTGGCAATGATCAAATTCTGAATGCAATTATTTAA
- the metK gene encoding methionine adenosyltransferase, translated as MSRLFTSESVTEGHPDKICDQISDAVLDAIIEQDKNGRVACETVVNTGLVLLVGEISTKAYVDIPKIVRQTISDIGYNHSRFGFDASNCAVITSIDEQSQDIALGVDESLESKKGEKDNIEAIGAGDQGMVFGFATNETPEYLPLPIALAHKLSRKLAEVRKNGAISYLGPDGKTQVTVEYEGDKPLRVDTVLISSQHEENVTHDEIEKDIIDKVIKVIIPKELIDSNTKYLVNPTGRFVKGGPEADSGLTGRKIIVDTYGGYGRHGGGAFSGKDPTKVDRSGAYAARWVAKNLVAAGVASKIEVEIAYAIGVAKPVSVSVDTFGTGKINDEEIVEIINELFDLRPAAIIRDLDLRRPIYKSTAAYGHFGRTDIDLPWEKLDKVDQIRDAYKNKESLVLK; from the coding sequence ATGAGTAGATTATTCACATCAGAATCTGTTACAGAAGGACATCCGGATAAAATATGTGATCAAATATCAGATGCAGTATTAGATGCAATTATTGAACAGGATAAGAATGGAAGAGTAGCTTGTGAGACAGTTGTAAATACCGGACTTGTACTTTTAGTAGGAGAGATATCAACCAAGGCATATGTGGACATACCTAAAATAGTAAGACAAACTATAAGCGATATAGGATATAATCATTCAAGATTTGGATTTGATGCATCCAATTGTGCAGTAATAACCTCCATAGATGAACAGTCACAAGATATTGCACTTGGTGTAGATGAATCATTGGAATCTAAAAAAGGTGAAAAAGACAATATAGAAGCAATTGGAGCAGGAGACCAGGGAATGGTATTTGGATTTGCAACAAATGAAACTCCGGAGTACTTGCCGCTTCCAATAGCACTGGCACATAAACTTTCAAGAAAGCTTGCTGAAGTAAGAAAGAATGGAGCAATCTCATATCTTGGACCGGATGGGAAAACTCAGGTTACAGTAGAATATGAAGGAGATAAACCTCTGAGAGTGGATACCGTGCTTATATCTTCACAGCATGAAGAAAATGTAACCCATGATGAAATTGAAAAAGATATAATAGACAAGGTAATCAAAGTAATAATACCTAAAGAGCTCATAGATTCAAATACAAAATATCTGGTAAATCCTACAGGAAGATTTGTAAAGGGTGGGCCTGAGGCTGATTCGGGCCTTACAGGAAGAAAGATAATAGTTGATACCTACGGCGGCTATGGAAGACATGGAGGCGGAGCATTTTCAGGAAAAGATCCAACCAAAGTTGATAGATCTGGGGCATATGCAGCAAGGTGGGTTGCAAAAAACCTTGTGGCAGCAGGTGTAGCAAGTAAAATTGAAGTAGAAATAGCATATGCAATAGGTGTTGCAAAACCTGTATCAGTAAGTGTAGATACATTTGGTACAGGCAAAATAAATGATGAAGAAATAGTCGAGATTATAAATGAGTTGTTTGATTTAAGACCTGCTGCAATTATAAGGGATCTTGATTTAAGAAGGCCTATATATAAAAGTACTGCTGCTTATGGACATTTTGGAAGGACAGATATAGATCTTCCATGGGAGAAACTGGATAAGGTTGATCAAATAAGAGATGCTTATAAAAATAAAGAAAGTTTGGTTTTAAAATAG
- a CDS encoding ABC transporter ATP-binding protein, whose amino-acid sequence MQNKKNKYIISLKDVELTYKSRSAKVDAIKNINIDIKEGEFICILGPSGCGKSTLLKIIAGFISPSSGMALVDGSKIEGAGYDRGVVFQQPALYPWLNVEDNVRFGLKMRKIPNIETRKKVDFFLEKIGLEEFRQLKPYELSGGMKQRVAIARVLSNDPKVLLMDEPFGALDALTREQMQNLLRRMWSENKKTVLFITHDIDEALYLGTRVMVMSKRPGTIVKEFNIKFSKDIENKNLSDVKYDSEFKKLHRDILDLIMNKEGN is encoded by the coding sequence ATGCAAAATAAGAAAAACAAATATATCATTTCTTTAAAAGATGTGGAGTTAACTTATAAATCAAGAAGTGCAAAAGTTGATGCCATAAAAAATATAAATATTGATATAAAGGAAGGAGAATTCATATGTATATTGGGTCCTTCTGGTTGCGGCAAAAGTACTCTGTTAAAAATCATAGCTGGATTTATAAGTCCCTCCAGTGGTATGGCGTTAGTAGACGGGAGCAAAATAGAAGGTGCTGGTTATGACAGAGGTGTTGTTTTTCAACAACCTGCCTTATATCCATGGCTTAATGTAGAAGATAATGTAAGATTTGGACTGAAAATGAGAAAAATTCCGAACATAGAGACAAGAAAAAAAGTAGATTTTTTTCTCGAGAAAATTGGATTGGAGGAATTTAGACAGCTAAAACCCTATGAGTTGTCAGGTGGTATGAAACAGCGTGTTGCAATAGCACGTGTGCTTTCGAACGATCCCAAGGTACTTCTTATGGATGAACCATTTGGTGCTTTAGATGCACTGACGAGAGAACAAATGCAAAACTTATTAAGACGTATGTGGAGTGAAAATAAAAAAACGGTGCTGTTTATTACTCATGATATTGATGAAGCACTGTATCTTGGTACAAGAGTCATGGTCATGTCTAAAAGACCTGGCACAATAGTAAAAGAGTTCAATATAAAATTCTCAAAGGATATAGAAAATAAAAATCTAAGCGACGTGAAATATGACAGCGAATTTAAAAAACTGCACAGGGATATACTTGATTTGATTATGAATAAGGAGGGCAATTGA
- a CDS encoding TetR/AcrR family transcriptional regulator → MKGDNRSKILKCSKKIINDCGIKFLSVDRIVKECRISKSTFYDNFYSKQKLLESLKMEADDKLEYKPIKDKIVSAAIQEFSTNTFNETNMDIIAQKIGINRSSIYRYFSNKEELLEASVANEMKNRKKILGSIKNRKYDPIVFIEKYIEYFDSYANDKYTNLLFATMIYYSKDNQNVKESFGKLRKYSVDLLADNFEEGKRKKIFKKNFDSVLKAQMLFSVMAGMHIHCPEKFSVVTHDLLKMLYKEIKL, encoded by the coding sequence ATGAAGGGTGATAACAGATCCAAGATATTGAAATGTTCAAAAAAGATAATTAATGATTGTGGAATAAAATTTCTGAGCGTCGATAGAATTGTAAAAGAATGCAGAATAAGTAAATCTACCTTCTATGACAATTTTTACTCAAAGCAGAAGTTGCTTGAAAGCTTAAAGATGGAAGCTGATGACAAATTAGAGTATAAGCCCATAAAAGATAAAATTGTTTCAGCTGCTATACAAGAATTTTCTACAAATACTTTTAATGAAACAAATATGGATATAATAGCCCAAAAAATTGGAATAAATAGATCTTCCATATATAGATATTTTTCAAATAAAGAAGAACTGCTTGAAGCAAGTGTAGCTAATGAAATGAAAAATAGGAAAAAAATACTTGGATCAATTAAAAATAGAAAGTATGATCCTATTGTATTTATAGAAAAATATATAGAATATTTTGATTCATATGCAAATGATAAATATACTAATCTGCTGTTTGCTACTATGATTTATTATTCTAAAGATAATCAAAATGTAAAGGAATCTTTCGGAAAATTAAGAAAATATAGTGTTGATTTATTGGCTGATAATTTTGAAGAAGGCAAAAGAAAAAAAATATTCAAGAAGAACTTCGATTCTGTTTTAAAGGCACAAATGTTGTTTTCAGTAATGGCAGGTATGCATATTCATTGTCCTGAAAAGTTTTCGGTAGTAACGCATGATTTGTTGAAAATGCTTTATAAAGAAATAAAATTATAG
- a CDS encoding YezD family protein, with translation MRNRRNFKPSCIHLARRFFKMIFVGGVVAVNKKELHNNSISQENLDKLICMLSTIRYGSITLVVQDGKVVQIEKNEKVRLI, from the coding sequence ATGAGAAATAGAAGAAATTTCAAACCTTCTTGCATTCATCTTGCGAGAAGGTTTTTTAAAATGATATTTGTAGGGGGAGTGGTAGCAGTGAATAAGAAGGAACTGCATAATAACAGTATTTCACAAGAAAATCTAGATAAGCTCATATGTATGCTGAGTACGATAAGGTATGGTTCTATAACTTTGGTCGTTCAGGATGGAAAAGTTGTACAGATAGAAAAAAATGAAAAAGTAAGACTGATTTAA